The Punica granatum isolate Tunisia-2019 chromosome 4, ASM765513v2, whole genome shotgun sequence sequence cctcttcccttGTGTAGCCAAATGCGCACCCTCACCTATCTCAACAGGTAGCCTCCCCTCCTTTTGCACACACATGGCCAAAAGCTCATTAATTGACCATTTCTCCTTATGAGTGTTATAACATATCTTAAAGGTCCTGTGTTATTGTGGCAGGGAGTTCAAAAAGAAGTGCATTAGGAAGGATTTAGACATATCAACCTCAAGTTTCTATAATTGGGCCGCAATATCTCTCATCCTCATGATGTGCTCACTACTCCCTTGACTCCAGTGAGTCTCATGGATGATAACTGAGTCATAAGAGTGCTAGCAAAGGCCTTATCTGAAGACTCAAACTACTCATCTATGGCCTTCAGTAAATCCTTAACATTATTACGCTTTCCAATGGAATCGATTATGCTAGTAGGTGAACGTGTTCTTATAAACATCATGCAAATGCGATTAGATCGCTCCCATATTTTCATAAAGAGCTACCTCAGTTGGAGTGCTAGCTTCTATAGGAGCAGGTGGTTCCTCTTTCCTTATAGCGTAATTCATATCCATGCACCCCAAATGAAGGAGAATCCTCTCCCTCCACATTTTATAGTTATCATCAATTAGTTCGGAAATTTCTGTCTTAAGATCAGAGTATGTCACAGGAAATACATctgcaaataaaaaaattgcatgCTCAAAATTCGATTAAAGGCATAACTTTATGCATATTTTACCAACAAAACATGCAATAAATCACAAATATGACATCAGACAACAAAACTGCACGTGAGTTAAGTTTTATTTCAGGATCCATATTTGGCCTTATTTAGATGAAACTAACAAAATTATAAACCTTTATCCCTGTGGGCAAGTCAAAGAATATAATACGTTATTCCATCAttattaatcaaataaatcaaaattttgcGAGGGCATCTTGACCCCGATCAACTATAATTGAACGTACTGCTCTAAATGAGTGAATAAACTAATCTCCTTTAAGGGTTTGATCTCATATGTATAATTTCCGTGTCATCAAATCATTATCTCCTAGACGGTTACCTTGACTCAAATTCTGACGCTCGATTAAACAAAAATTACATGTTTACATCGGCCAATCTCTTCATGCGCAAAGACCACAGGTTCAATCTGCCACGTCTTGGCCTCACCATTAGAGGATAATCATTTTCACTCTACAGTACAAGTTCAGATCGACCTTTTCTCAATGGGGGTATTAAAAACGGAAAGAGATCTAGCACAAAATTACTGATATCGAGACTCAGATTTCAATGACTCAAAAAATGGTTTTGCTCGTAATTAAAGCCTTTTTATAAATCAACATCAATTTTGCAAGGAATCGCTTCAATCGATGCCGATTAAAACACAACCGTGTAGACACGAACGCATAAACAATTATGTATATTCATACAGGAGAAGAAATCAAACTGAACAAGCCATCCAAATGCATGGCCCCCGTCTCAATGATCTGATACTCTATAAGAATGATAACTTAACACCAGATGTCACCATTCTCAAAGCATGCAAATTAAATTCATAAAACATTGAATCAAACATAGGACATGCGATAACTGGATACTCGTTTAAAGATCATAATTCCAGCAGCCTATTCAATTTTCTGAACTcgtcaagaaaaagaaaatatacaaTGAAAGGAGGGAGGGTAATTTGGTAAAATTGGGATAGGGATATTGTCGGCTTTGACCGTTTGACCATTAGGGCGCGTGTCCTTTTCAGCGGAGGCGACGAGGGGCTAAAAGGGAGAAGTGGGCATGGCATGTGAGTGTGATTGGCATTGGCGTTGGCGGGAGGGACCAAATCTGAAGTGGTGGGTCGGGTCGGTCCACATCAAACCCACGGAATCTTCTCATTAATAAACTCCTCCCTGCTGCTCTGATTAAATTTATTGTTCCCTCCTCTTTGTGTTCCTATCTGATGCATTATCTTAATCAACAGTCCAAATCCCAGTCAACAAAGGGTCTCAAAGGCGCAATCAGAATTATCCGATCCAGTAATTGCCACAGAGGTTCAGTCATGGATTGTGACCGCTTTGTTGCGGTTATCTAGTGGTTAATAGACAGTCGAGTCGAACGGAATTGGCAAATGCATGCATAAGCCATGTGCCCCGTGCCCGGAGTCGAATGGCACGGAAGGTACCGAAAAAAGGATGTCAATGTCGCATGTAAGGGAAAGAAATGACCATTGACAAGGACGAAGTGAAAGACATGCTCAACATACATCCTagggagagagaaaaagacaaagaaCAATGGAGATAATAAAGCAAAAGACAAGAACAAAGTCAAAAAGCATAAAGAGAATTGATGCCTCCCAACATGGAAAGAAAACACAATGATCCCACTGGGTAAGAAACAATTCGGATTACCTTAGATTGGATGTAATAATAAGCCTTTTTTATTCTTGAGATGAACTCACAAACGTGCTAGTCTCGAATACTTCTACCATTAGAACCATCATGAAGGTCATCGTACATAGTATTTACTACGGGCAACCCGGCGACCAGGATCTCAGAGAACATGCAACTCAGAACACGGGCAAAATCGACTAAGCCTCTTCACCCCATGGAGATCTAGCATCCtacaaactaattaagtaTAATGCACATATGTGAAAGTAACTATTACGTTTATTCCTAAATCTCGATAAAAGCCCTGACTAGTCACTGTACATCATGTACTCTCTACTACAATCCCTCTCTACACCGCCAGCACTATAAAGAAAGTGGCATTGACTCCACCAGCAAAGCCACTCACTCAGGTCGTCCAGCAAATCACGAAACCACATAATTGGATATTATACACCGGTTCAGGCAGGTTTACTAGAGGATATACTGTCTACTCGCCCTTTTTTGAGGTCTCGGACCCTTCGTCTGTTGCTTTACTAGTGGGTCTATTTCCCATGGACTTCTGCCTCTCCAAGACCGGCATGAAGGGTTCGCTGCCTTTCTTGAAAGCATCATTTGCTGCAGACGGTTTCCCCGACTCACCACGGGGGCTGGCGAGCTGCTTTTCAACATTCTCAAACTTGGCTGTTGCCCATGGGGCAGCACCCACACTCGTGGCCGCACCTGGCCCATCAATGGTCAGCATTGAGACGGCATCCCTCGATGCATACCAGGAGTGCCCACAGGAAGTGCACTCGAGCTGAAACATTGCATATAGAAGTCgtccaaaagaaaattataagattccaaaaaaagaaaagtatgcATATTGTATTGATAGTCATTTCACGAACTTCCAATGTTTTGGTTCAAAGTAATGACATTAGTAGCTGGAGATTTAAGGAATCCGTCTTCAAGTTATTCTTGGAAAAGGAATCATAAACCCAATTATATAagccaaaagaaaatgatgtcCCGAGACTCAAGTATAATATAATCCATATCCACACCCATCACGAGAAAAATCATTCAAAACAGGACCAAACACACCGCCAGAGTTTCAATGAACCGGTAAGAAATTACTACCTGGTAACGGTCTCCATGCCCAGCATGGATAATGTCCCTCACGCCAACTTTGAACTCTCTGCATCTTGAACAGATGCAATCCGTCATCTGTTTCACAGACAGACTAGAAATAAGTGGAATGTTTGCAAGATAAGAGGAGTATACAAGGGACTTTCACTGACCAAATAAAAATCTCGCACAATGTTATTCACATTCACCTGCATTTGGTTTGATTCTTCAGGCTCCTTTGTTGCAGTCTCCTCCGCAGTCAAGCCCTCCTGCAGCAATAAAATGTAATTAGAGGTATATGCTTGCACCAGAAGCTTAGTTTTAAGAATTAGTGGACAATACTCTgttcttaaaattttacatCCTGAACATGTGAAATCATTATATCACAAGGAAGTGACAAAGTTCGCACCTTCAATTCAGTCGGTGACATGTTGAGTATCTTTGCAGGTTCCAATTCTCCATTCAGGAGGCGGCGAGCGAGAACGGCATTGTTCTGCCACAAGTACACTAGAGGGTAAGCAAGAAGGGAGAAAGGTAGATAGCATACACCAGACTCCATAAACAGGACTTCAACGGAAAGGAGGCATTGTGTAAACGAACAAAATTTCTCACCTTCAGATTGAACACCAGCTGCCTCAACTTCTGATTATATTTTTGAGAATCTGAAGAAAGAGCATCGTGTGAAGCCTTCTCAAGGGCAGTTACAGCAGAAACCGCATCATCAGGCCAAACCAAACGTTTATTATCCTGCagaaagggagaaaaaagACGTCTTAATCACAAAACATCTTTAGTTATCCACTTCCACAGAACAATAACTCCCAACTTATAATGAGAAACACTTCGACTAATATAACAAGCATAAGAAACATACCTTGGTCTCCTTTTCCACAGATCCAGTAGAACCTACCAGGCGTTTATCACCTTCATTTTTACTTCCTTCAGGATTGCAGACGTACTGTACTCCTTGAAGAAGCTTCTCCAAACACTTGTCCCGATGTGTATCTCCAGTTAGCGCATTGAACTTTGCTAAAATAGCGACATGTTCTGATGCACTGTTGAGGCAGCTTCCTGGTGTTTCTGCTCTGAGTTGCTGTGTTGTTGCATCTTCCTCCCTCGACACGTCAATTGGTGACATGTTTCTTCTCCGGAAACTTCTCTTGCTCTTCAACTGTGGTTCTTCTTGTTCAGGATTAACCTCCTCTGGCTCAATGTCAGGAAGATCTCCCAAACGTGATAAAGTCTTCTGAACGAGAAGGTCAATCTCATGCTGCTTGTTGTCTTCATAATCCTTATCAGTCAGCTTCCACAGCTTCCTCTCCACTGTGTCATACACCTTCTGGACAATGAAACCAGGATGCTGCTTGCGAGTTGGGAGCTGCTTGTGTATGGGGACAAAATGCACCACGCACTTGTGCATCACGGATTCTGCTGGAACTTCATCACGGTGGAAGCTGTAGAATAGTTCTCTTGTGTCACGAGACTGCCAGCTTCCACCACCTTTCTTCTCTGCCTCTTCAGGGCGATAGAACCACTGTCCCGTCACCATCATGTTTCCACTTTTGGTTTGAGTTATATCCTACACAGTGAGAGAAATAATGAATAGGAGAAAATAATAGGCCGACACGCATGGCAATAAACAATGCGCAATCTATCGACATTAGATTCAATATATAAGTTAATAACATTCTGCCACAATAACAGATTCACAAAATTCCAATGGCAATCTAGATATCTCCTCAAGTAATGAAATGCCAGTATTCTTTAACCTAAGATGAGTAAAAGAccattcttttctttcctttccttcttctttctaATGTATTGTCAACTGGAAGGAGGCTTTTTGAGCAGAAAACCGAAAGACTTGATCAGGAACAATAACATAAAAGACAGCACCGAAATTAATTACCTTGATGATAGCCACATATGGTTTCtgatctctctcttctggaaCCAAAAGTACTGGATCCTCCTGAACCAGAGTCGCAATTAAATATCAAAACGAAATGCTAAAAAGGAAGAGCTTTCCCGAGTTTATTTCACTCAGCATGAAGATTACGAGCTCAGCCATAACTACATTTGGAGCTCTGCGCTAGTACTAGCTATCTCTCATTGCATCAGATCACTAGAATATCTAAATTGTTCAAAAAGtgataaaattttggaaaCTGCTCTAAGCAAATGATCTCAGGATCAGAGAAATTCCGCAAGCATGGCAATTTGGAGATAAAACCCTAGACCATCTTATCAAACCCTAGAACAACATTGAACAATCTGCCTTTGCTTCAGTGATCGTTAAGCAAATCAGTGGAAGGCAACAGTAATGGGGAGTATGAACAGAACCGTTCTCCGTAACTCGAAACAGTGAGACCACAGGTTAAACTGAAAAGGGGCTTGAGAACTCACAAGCTCGTAGCGGTT is a genomic window containing:
- the LOC116204906 gene encoding uncharacterized protein LOC116204906 is translated as MRKRRFAQVPMSDDEDDAPCVFVRPKSSTKEAGGGGDAELSSKRRRIVKPPSAEDEVEGSKREVEHEKKDVEGAAGLEEEDEQEDEEEEEEVEDAKPIGEPVRVSGKGRGRREHYEAFEYDGNRYELEDPVLLVPEERDQKPYVAIIKDITQTKSGNMMVTGQWFYRPEEAEKKGGGSWQSRDTRELFYSFHRDEVPAESVMHKCVVHFVPIHKQLPTRKQHPGFIVQKVYDTVERKLWKLTDKDYEDNKQHEIDLLVQKTLSRLGDLPDIEPEEVNPEQEEPQLKSKRSFRRRNMSPIDVSREEDATTQQLRAETPGSCLNSASEHVAILAKFNALTGDTHRDKCLEKLLQGVQYVCNPEGSKNEGDKRLVGSTGSVEKETKDNKRLVWPDDAVSAVTALEKASHDALSSDSQKYNQKLRQLVFNLKNNAVLARRLLNGELEPAKILNMSPTELKEGLTAEETATKEPEESNQMQMTDCICSRCREFKVGVRDIIHAGHGDRYQLECTSCGHSWYASRDAVSMLTIDGPGAATSVGAAPWATAKFENVEKQLASPRGESGKPSAANDAFKKGSEPFMPVLERQKSMGNRPTSKATDEGSETSKKGE